One Gordonia mangrovi genomic region harbors:
- the trpA gene encoding tryptophan synthase subunit alpha, translating to MTATIKHTAPSRLGATFARCREDGHAALIGYLPVGYPTVQKSLELFRTMVSAGCDIIEVGVPYSDPVMDGPTIQEAADTALSNGVRVRDVFTAVQAIADAGGQAVVMSYWNPVLQYGVDRFARDLAAAGGAGMITPNLIPEEGAAWHAASDQHDLDRIYLVAPSSTAERLAMTVDASRGFIYAASTMGVTGARDAVSDAAPELCARVRAHSDIPIGVGLGVRSGQQAAQIAGYADGVIVGSALVSAAKTGVDALSALVAELADGVRSPVAATP from the coding sequence ATGACCGCCACGATCAAGCACACCGCGCCCTCGCGGCTGGGCGCCACCTTCGCCCGCTGCCGTGAGGACGGCCACGCCGCCCTCATCGGCTACCTCCCGGTCGGCTACCCCACGGTGCAGAAGTCGCTCGAGTTGTTCCGCACGATGGTGTCCGCGGGCTGCGACATCATCGAGGTCGGCGTGCCCTACTCCGACCCGGTGATGGACGGCCCGACCATCCAGGAGGCCGCCGACACGGCGCTGAGCAACGGGGTGCGTGTGCGCGATGTGTTCACCGCGGTGCAGGCCATCGCCGACGCCGGTGGGCAGGCCGTGGTGATGAGCTACTGGAACCCGGTACTGCAGTACGGGGTGGACCGGTTCGCGCGGGATCTCGCCGCCGCAGGCGGAGCGGGCATGATAACCCCGAACCTCATTCCCGAAGAGGGCGCCGCGTGGCATGCGGCCTCCGACCAACACGACCTCGACCGGATCTATCTGGTCGCCCCGTCCTCGACGGCGGAGCGGCTGGCCATGACCGTCGACGCTTCGCGCGGGTTCATCTACGCCGCGTCGACGATGGGGGTGACCGGCGCTCGTGACGCCGTATCCGACGCGGCGCCGGAACTGTGTGCGCGGGTGCGCGCGCACTCCGACATCCCGATCGGTGTGGGACTCGGTGTGCGCAGTGGGCAGCAGGCGGCACAGATCGCCGGCTACGCCGACGGTGTCATCGTCGGTTCGGCACTGGTGAGTGCGGCGAAAACGGGTGTCGACGCGCTCTCGGCTCTGGTTGCAGAACTGGCCGACGGAGTGCGCTCACCGGTGGCGGCGACACCATAA
- a CDS encoding TIGR02234 family membrane protein has product MTGPEPTDDPDRPRSAAESPTGSPLSRLDPAVASRAYLRRRQVLAAVLLALSALALWSASRLVWCRVLASDGLAPPRTFDVTGSDWSPWLTPLALVLLAAILAAFSLRGWGLRVIAILVAVAGVLSAIPALSLITGGADSDYASSAADIPGRFQVLLITTVDWAAAVVLVGSLCAVLAGVLLIRVAGGATGMSSKYRTPGARREELERQIFAEHEQRKHHPDGPAAGAAPGADTPSSAEPDPGRNDAPPANERMMWDALDTGIDPTDVDDTPGDRPRDGYRPHRSEDRGDDGSDNAEDRRPDHG; this is encoded by the coding sequence ATGACCGGCCCGGAACCGACCGACGACCCTGATCGACCCCGCTCCGCCGCCGAGTCGCCGACCGGTTCGCCGCTCTCGCGCCTGGACCCGGCGGTGGCGAGCAGAGCGTATCTGCGTCGGCGCCAGGTTCTCGCCGCCGTACTGTTGGCGTTGTCGGCCCTGGCCCTGTGGTCGGCCTCGCGGTTGGTGTGGTGCCGGGTACTCGCCTCGGACGGGTTGGCGCCCCCGCGGACCTTCGATGTCACCGGCTCGGACTGGAGTCCGTGGCTGACCCCGCTGGCGCTGGTGTTGCTGGCCGCGATCCTCGCCGCGTTCTCGCTGCGTGGTTGGGGTCTGCGGGTGATCGCGATCCTGGTGGCGGTTGCCGGTGTGCTGTCGGCGATCCCGGCGCTGTCGCTGATCACCGGCGGCGCCGATTCCGACTACGCCTCGAGCGCCGCCGACATCCCCGGGCGCTTCCAGGTGCTGTTGATCACCACCGTCGACTGGGCTGCAGCGGTTGTCCTCGTGGGCTCGCTGTGCGCGGTCCTGGCCGGGGTGTTGCTGATCCGGGTCGCCGGCGGGGCGACCGGGATGTCGTCGAAATACCGGACGCCCGGCGCTCGTCGGGAGGAACTGGAACGGCAGATCTTCGCCGAGCACGAGCAGCGCAAGCACCACCCCGATGGTCCCGCGGCCGGGGCTGCTCCCGGTGCCGACACCCCGTCGTCGGCGGAACCCGACCCGGGCCGTAACGATGCACCGCCCGCCAACGAACGCATGATGTGGGATGCCTTGGACACCGGGATCGATCCCACCGACGTCGACGACACACCCGGTGACCGTCCCCGCGACGGGTACCGTCCGCACCGTTCGGAGGACCGCGGGGACGACGGATCCGACAACGCCGAGGACCGTCGGCCGGACCACGGCTGA
- the trpB gene encoding tryptophan synthase subunit beta, which translates to MTAHTHSSDVSYPAASAGLATRTSVEPDQGGHFGVYGGRHVPEALMAVIDEVTTTYEKVRSDDDFLAELDRLQRDYTGRPSPLYEAGRLREAAGGARLFLKREDLNHTGSHKINNVLGQALLAQRMGKSRVIAETGAGQHGVATATACALLGLECVVYMGRVDTDRQALNVARMRLLGADVIAVDNGSATLKDAINEAMRDWVTNAHNTYYCFGTAAGPHPFPMMVRDLQRVVGLEARAQILEQAGRLPDAVTACVGGGSNAIGIFHPFIDDSDVRLVGFEAAGDGVETGRHAATFTGGTPGAFQGAYSYLLQDEDGQTIESHSISAGLDYPGVGPEHAYLKDIGRAEYRPITDSEAMDALALLSRREGIIPAIESAHAVAGALKLGQELGDGAIIVVSLSGRGDKDVDTAARWFHLFDQPPSQDEASAGGEQTGETV; encoded by the coding sequence GTGACCGCCCACACCCACAGCTCAGACGTCAGTTATCCAGCCGCGAGTGCCGGCCTGGCAACGCGTACCTCGGTCGAACCCGATCAGGGCGGACACTTCGGCGTCTACGGCGGCCGCCACGTTCCCGAAGCCCTGATGGCGGTGATCGACGAGGTCACCACGACCTATGAGAAGGTCCGGTCCGACGACGATTTCCTCGCCGAACTCGATCGGCTGCAGCGTGACTACACCGGCCGGCCCTCGCCGCTCTACGAGGCGGGACGGTTGCGTGAGGCGGCCGGCGGTGCCCGGCTCTTCCTCAAACGGGAGGACCTCAACCACACCGGTTCGCACAAGATCAACAACGTTCTGGGTCAGGCGCTGCTGGCGCAACGGATGGGCAAGTCCCGGGTCATCGCGGAGACCGGTGCCGGCCAGCACGGGGTGGCCACCGCAACCGCCTGCGCGCTGCTCGGCCTGGAGTGTGTGGTCTACATGGGGCGCGTGGACACCGACCGACAGGCCCTCAACGTGGCGCGGATGCGGCTGCTCGGAGCCGACGTCATTGCGGTGGACAACGGTTCGGCGACCCTGAAGGACGCCATCAACGAAGCCATGCGTGACTGGGTCACCAACGCGCACAACACCTACTACTGCTTCGGCACCGCCGCCGGCCCGCACCCGTTCCCGATGATGGTGCGCGACCTGCAGCGGGTGGTGGGGTTGGAGGCGCGCGCGCAGATCCTGGAGCAGGCCGGCCGACTTCCCGACGCGGTGACCGCCTGCGTCGGCGGCGGGTCCAACGCCATCGGCATCTTCCACCCGTTCATCGACGACAGCGACGTCCGCCTGGTGGGCTTCGAGGCCGCCGGCGACGGCGTCGAGACCGGCCGGCACGCGGCCACCTTCACCGGCGGCACACCGGGCGCGTTCCAGGGCGCCTACTCGTATCTGTTGCAGGACGAGGACGGCCAGACCATCGAGTCGCACTCGATCTCGGCCGGACTCGACTATCCCGGCGTCGGACCCGAACACGCTTACCTCAAGGACATCGGTCGGGCCGAGTACCGACCGATCACCGATTCCGAGGCGATGGACGCCTTGGCGCTGCTCAGTCGTCGCGAGGGCATCATCCCGGCGATCGAATCCGCCCACGCGGTGGCCGGCGCGCTGAAGCTGGGACAGGAGCTCGGTGACGGCGCGATCATCGTGGTGAGTCTGTCCGGTCGCGGCGACAAGGACGTCGACACCGCCGCCCGCTGGTTCCACCTGTTCGACCAACCACCGTCACAGGACGAGGCGTCCGCGGGTGGCGAGCAGACGGGGGAGACGGTATGA
- the trpC gene encoding indole-3-glycerol phosphate synthase TrpC: MSTPTVLDSIIEGVRADVAAREAVTDYAAIKAASAKAPDAKDAMAALRQPGIGVIAEVKRASPSKGDLAAIGDPAELASAYEAGGARIISVLTEERRFRGSLADLDSVRAAVNIPVLRKDFIVGPYQIHEARAHGADVILLIVAALEQNVLAALLDRTESLGMTALVEVHTEQEADRALEAGASVVGVNARNLKTLEVDRDCFARIAPGLPTQVIRVAESGVRGTADLLAYAGAGADAVLVGEGLVTSGDPRAAVSELVTAGTHPSCPKPVR; encoded by the coding sequence GTGAGTACGCCAACTGTCCTCGACTCCATCATCGAAGGAGTGCGAGCCGACGTGGCCGCGCGCGAGGCCGTCACCGACTATGCCGCGATCAAGGCGGCGTCGGCCAAGGCCCCGGACGCCAAGGACGCGATGGCTGCGCTGCGGCAGCCGGGCATCGGCGTGATCGCCGAGGTCAAACGGGCCAGCCCGTCGAAGGGTGATCTGGCCGCCATCGGCGACCCCGCAGAACTCGCGAGTGCCTACGAAGCCGGTGGTGCCCGCATCATCAGCGTCCTCACCGAAGAACGACGCTTCCGCGGGTCCCTGGCCGACCTCGACAGCGTGCGCGCCGCGGTGAACATCCCGGTGCTGCGCAAGGACTTCATAGTCGGGCCCTACCAGATCCACGAGGCCCGTGCGCACGGCGCCGACGTCATCCTGCTCATCGTGGCAGCCCTGGAACAGAACGTGCTCGCCGCACTGCTCGACCGCACCGAGAGTCTCGGCATGACCGCCCTGGTGGAGGTGCACACCGAGCAGGAGGCCGACCGCGCACTGGAGGCCGGTGCGTCGGTGGTCGGTGTCAATGCGCGCAACCTCAAGACCCTCGAGGTCGATCGTGACTGCTTCGCCAGGATCGCTCCCGGCCTGCCCACGCAGGTCATCCGGGTGGCCGAGTCGGGTGTGCGCGGCACCGCTGACCTGCTGGCCTATGCCGGAGCCGGCGCAGACGCCGTGTTGGTGGGCGAGGGCTTGGTCACCAGCGGCGACCCGCGCGCCGCGGTCTCCGAACTGGTCACCGCCGGTACCCATCCCTCCTGCCCGAAACCGGTTCGCTGA
- the gltB gene encoding glutamate synthase large subunit produces MLFSALPTKQGLYDPAAEVDSCGVAMVTDVYGRRSHSIVADGLLALENLEHRGAAGAEVNSGDGAGILIQLPDELLRAVVDFDLPAPTTTGDNTYAAGNCFLPADPTLRERAIERVTALAAAEGVTILGWRDLPVDPAGADIGETAMGCMPYMMQLFVTVDPADGASRIGGLELDRFIYPFRKQAERVTPEIEEAGTGLYFPSLSSRTMVYKGMLTTMQLPLYYDDLRDDRCHSAIAIVHSRFSTNTFPSWPLAHPFRFVAHNGEINTVRGNRNRMRAREALLETDLIPGDLKRAFPICTPEASDSASLDEVLELLHLGGRSVHHAVMLMVPEAWENVPNMEPKRRAFLQFNASMMEAWDGPACVTFTDGAVVGAVLDRNGLRPGRWWQTRDGRVILASEAGVLDVPVDDVIAKGRLEPGRMFLVDTRQGRIIPDEEIKADLIDAEPYDEWLHAGLLDIATLPARPVYKPNHDTVVRRQLSFGYTEEDLRVLLTPMAASGYEPLGSMGTDTPVAVLSKRSRLLYDYFVELFAQVTNPPLDAIREEIVTSMARVMGPEQNLLDPTAASCRQILLRWPVIGNDDLAKLVHINDDGDNPGLSAKVLPGLYEVADGGAGLAAGLEDLRTRASQAIAEGHTTLVISDRHTDRDHAPIPSLLATSAVHHHLVRTKERTKVALVIESGDAREVHHIATLIGFGAAAVNPYLALETIDDLIAEGELIGVPPSKASRNYLEALGKGVLKVMSKMGISTISSYTGAQAFEAVGLSSAVVQEYFTRTVSRIEGVGLDELAEEVRIRHHRAFPENPTEQVYRRLDVGGEYQYRREGELHLFTPETIFLLQHATKTGQAEVFQKYSDEVDKLSREGGTLRGLFDFDLAARDPIPLEEVEPVEAIMTRFNTGAMSYGSISAEAHETIAIAMNRIGGRSNSGEGGEDVDRLYDPERRSAVKQVASGRFGVTSDYLTNATDIQIKMAQGAKPGEGGQLPAYKVYPWIAKTRHSTPGVALISPPPHHDIYSIEDLAQLIHDLKNANSGARIHVKLVSAVGVGTVATGVSKAHADVVLISGHDGGTGASPLTSLKHAGTPWEIGLADAQQTLMLNGLRDRITVQCDGALRTGRDVIMAALLGAEEYGFSTAPLIVAGCIMMRVCHLDTCPVGVATQNPVLRSRFTGQAEHLVNFFRFIAEDVRKYLAQLGYRTLDEAIGQSQRLHTDVAVAHWKSKGLDLAPIFRKYEDKGPTRRLRGQDHGLDRALDQTFIQLAEGALEDAHPVTLELPVRNVNRTVGTLLGAEVTRRYGAEGLAEDTITVNLTGSAGQSLGAFLPPGVTIKLSGDTNDYVGKGLCGGKIVVAPNPDAWFIAEDQVIAGNTILYGATSGQVYLRGRVGERFSVRNSGATAVVEGVGDHACEYMTGGRVVILGPTGRNLAAGMSGGIAFVYDLDAAKVNMAMVELLRPDPDDLQFLHDTITQHTELTGSAIGASMLADWPRRCLAFTKVMPTDYKRVLDAARMAEAEGRDVDSAIMEAARG; encoded by the coding sequence ATGTTGTTTTCTGCGCTGCCGACCAAACAGGGGCTGTATGACCCTGCGGCAGAGGTCGATTCCTGTGGCGTCGCAATGGTGACCGACGTCTACGGTCGGCGTTCCCATTCGATCGTCGCCGACGGTTTGCTCGCCCTCGAGAATCTCGAGCACCGGGGTGCCGCGGGTGCCGAGGTCAACTCCGGTGACGGCGCGGGCATCCTCATCCAACTCCCCGACGAGTTGCTGCGGGCCGTGGTCGACTTCGACCTGCCCGCACCCACCACCACCGGCGACAACACCTACGCCGCGGGCAACTGCTTCCTACCGGCGGACCCGACTCTGCGCGAACGCGCCATCGAGCGGGTGACCGCCCTCGCGGCCGCAGAGGGCGTCACGATCCTCGGCTGGCGCGACCTGCCCGTCGACCCGGCCGGCGCCGACATCGGCGAGACCGCGATGGGCTGCATGCCGTACATGATGCAGCTGTTCGTCACCGTCGACCCGGCCGACGGCGCGAGCCGAATCGGTGGCCTCGAACTCGATCGGTTCATCTACCCGTTCCGCAAGCAGGCCGAGCGCGTCACACCGGAGATCGAGGAAGCCGGAACCGGCCTGTACTTCCCGTCGTTGTCGAGCCGCACCATGGTCTACAAGGGCATGCTCACCACGATGCAGCTGCCTCTGTACTACGACGACCTGCGCGACGACCGCTGCCACAGCGCCATCGCGATCGTGCACTCCCGCTTCTCCACCAACACCTTCCCGTCGTGGCCGCTGGCGCACCCGTTCCGCTTCGTCGCCCACAACGGAGAGATCAACACCGTGCGCGGCAACCGCAACCGGATGCGGGCTCGCGAGGCGCTGCTGGAGACCGATCTCATCCCCGGTGACCTCAAGCGCGCGTTCCCGATCTGCACACCCGAGGCATCGGACTCGGCATCGCTCGACGAGGTGCTCGAACTGCTGCACCTCGGTGGGCGCAGCGTGCACCACGCGGTGATGCTGATGGTGCCCGAAGCGTGGGAGAACGTCCCGAACATGGAACCCAAGCGACGGGCGTTCCTGCAGTTCAACGCCTCCATGATGGAGGCGTGGGACGGTCCCGCGTGCGTCACCTTCACCGACGGTGCGGTGGTCGGCGCGGTCCTCGACCGCAACGGACTGCGCCCCGGCCGGTGGTGGCAGACCCGTGACGGCCGCGTCATCCTGGCATCGGAGGCCGGCGTCCTCGACGTCCCGGTCGACGACGTGATCGCGAAGGGGCGGCTCGAACCGGGCCGGATGTTCCTGGTCGACACGCGCCAGGGACGGATCATCCCCGACGAGGAGATCAAGGCCGACCTCATCGACGCCGAGCCCTATGACGAATGGCTGCACGCCGGGTTGCTCGACATCGCGACGCTGCCGGCCCGGCCGGTCTACAAGCCCAACCACGACACCGTGGTGCGCCGTCAGCTGTCGTTCGGCTACACCGAGGAAGACCTGCGGGTACTGCTGACCCCGATGGCCGCATCGGGCTACGAGCCGCTCGGCTCCATGGGCACCGACACCCCGGTCGCGGTGCTCTCCAAGCGCTCCCGCCTGCTCTACGACTACTTCGTCGAACTGTTCGCCCAGGTCACCAACCCGCCGTTGGACGCGATTCGTGAGGAGATCGTCACCTCCATGGCGCGGGTGATGGGACCCGAACAGAATCTGCTGGACCCGACCGCGGCATCGTGCCGCCAGATCCTGCTGCGGTGGCCGGTCATCGGCAACGACGACCTGGCCAAGCTCGTGCACATCAACGACGACGGCGACAACCCGGGGCTGTCGGCGAAGGTGCTGCCCGGTTTGTACGAGGTCGCCGACGGCGGTGCCGGCCTGGCCGCCGGCCTCGAGGACCTCCGCACGCGGGCGAGTCAGGCGATCGCCGAGGGACACACCACACTCGTGATCTCCGACCGTCACACCGACCGCGACCACGCGCCCATCCCGTCGCTCCTGGCGACGTCGGCGGTACATCACCATCTCGTCCGCACGAAGGAACGCACCAAGGTCGCCCTCGTGATCGAGTCCGGCGATGCCCGCGAGGTCCACCACATCGCCACCCTCATCGGATTCGGTGCGGCCGCGGTCAATCCGTACCTCGCGCTCGAGACCATCGACGACCTCATCGCCGAGGGCGAACTGATCGGTGTGCCGCCGTCCAAGGCCAGCCGCAACTACCTCGAGGCGCTCGGCAAGGGTGTGCTGAAGGTGATGAGCAAGATGGGTATCTCCACCATCAGCTCCTACACCGGTGCGCAGGCCTTCGAGGCTGTCGGGCTGTCGTCGGCGGTGGTGCAGGAGTACTTCACCCGCACCGTGTCGCGTATCGAGGGTGTGGGGCTCGACGAACTCGCCGAGGAGGTACGCATCCGGCACCACCGGGCGTTCCCGGAGAACCCCACCGAGCAGGTCTATCGCCGCCTCGATGTCGGCGGCGAATACCAGTACCGCCGCGAGGGGGAACTGCACCTGTTCACCCCGGAGACGATCTTCCTGCTGCAACATGCGACCAAGACCGGCCAGGCCGAGGTCTTCCAGAAGTACTCCGACGAGGTCGACAAACTCTCCCGCGAAGGTGGAACGTTGCGCGGGCTGTTCGACTTCGACCTCGCCGCCCGGGACCCGATTCCCCTCGAGGAAGTCGAGCCGGTCGAGGCCATCATGACGCGTTTCAACACCGGTGCGATGAGCTACGGTTCGATCTCGGCCGAGGCGCACGAGACCATTGCCATCGCGATGAACCGCATCGGCGGTCGGTCGAACTCCGGTGAGGGTGGCGAAGATGTCGACCGGCTCTACGACCCGGAGCGTCGCAGCGCCGTCAAGCAGGTCGCGTCCGGTCGGTTCGGCGTCACCAGTGACTACCTGACCAACGCCACCGACATCCAGATCAAGATGGCCCAAGGTGCGAAACCCGGTGAGGGCGGCCAACTCCCCGCCTACAAGGTGTACCCGTGGATCGCCAAGACACGGCATTCGACGCCGGGCGTGGCGCTGATCTCACCGCCCCCGCACCACGACATCTACTCGATCGAGGATCTCGCCCAGCTCATCCACGACCTGAAGAACGCCAACTCCGGGGCGCGGATCCACGTCAAACTGGTCAGCGCGGTCGGCGTCGGCACGGTGGCCACCGGCGTGTCCAAAGCGCACGCGGATGTGGTGCTGATCTCGGGGCACGACGGCGGGACCGGTGCGTCGCCACTGACCTCGCTCAAACACGCCGGCACTCCGTGGGAGATCGGGCTCGCCGACGCCCAGCAGACGCTGATGCTCAACGGGTTGCGCGATCGCATCACCGTGCAGTGCGACGGTGCGTTGCGAACCGGCCGTGACGTCATCATGGCCGCGTTGCTCGGCGCCGAAGAATACGGGTTCTCCACCGCACCGCTGATCGTGGCCGGCTGCATCATGATGCGGGTCTGCCACCTCGACACCTGCCCGGTGGGTGTGGCGACCCAGAACCCGGTGTTGCGTTCGCGATTCACCGGCCAGGCCGAACATCTGGTCAACTTCTTCCGCTTCATCGCGGAGGATGTTCGCAAATACCTGGCGCAGTTGGGTTATCGCACCCTCGACGAGGCGATCGGCCAGTCGCAGCGACTACACACCGACGTGGCCGTCGCGCACTGGAAGAGCAAGGGGCTCGACCTCGCGCCCATCTTCCGCAAGTACGAGGACAAGGGGCCCACGCGTCGCCTGCGCGGCCAGGACCACGGACTCGATCGTGCCCTCGATCAGACGTTCATCCAGCTCGCCGAGGGCGCACTCGAGGATGCCCATCCGGTCACCCTGGAACTGCCGGTACGCAACGTCAACCGGACCGTCGGCACGCTCCTCGGCGCGGAGGTGACGCGTCGCTACGGTGCCGAAGGACTGGCCGAGGACACCATCACGGTGAATCTGACCGGTTCGGCCGGTCAGTCGCTGGGGGCGTTCCTCCCGCCGGGTGTCACCATCAAACTCTCCGGCGACACCAACGACTATGTCGGCAAGGGCCTGTGCGGCGGCAAGATCGTCGTTGCGCCCAACCCCGACGCATGGTTCATCGCCGAAGATCAGGTGATCGCCGGCAACACCATCCTGTACGGCGCGACGTCGGGGCAGGTGTATCTGCGCGGACGCGTGGGGGAACGGTTCTCGGTCCGCAATTCGGGTGCCACCGCCGTGGTCGAGGGGGTGGGGGACCACGCCTGCGAGTACATGACCGGCGGCCGGGTGGTGATCCTCGGGCCCACCGGCCGCAATCTGGCGGCGGGCATGTCCGGTGGCATCGCGTTCGTCTATGACCTCGATGCGGCGAAGGTGAACATGGCCATGGTCGAACTGCTCCGCCCGGATCCCGACGACCTGCAATTCCTGCACGACACCATCACCCAACACACCGAACTGACCGGCTCGGCGATCGGTGCGTCCATGCTGGCCGACTGGCCGCGGCGATGCCTGGCCTTCACCAAGGTGATGCCGACCGACTACAAACGAGTTCTCGACGCGGCGCGGATGGCCGAAGCCGAAGGCCGCGACGTCGATTCAGCGATCATGGAGGCGGCACGTGGCTGA
- a CDS encoding glutamate synthase subunit beta produces MADPRGFLDVRKKESKYRPVAERVQDWGDVYAHPDNPMLELTDVSEQARRCMDCGIPFCHSGTAGCPLGNLIPEWNDLVRRGRWDAASARLHATNNFPEFTGLVCPAPCEAACVLSISEATTGGSVTIKRIEKTIAYESWAEAIIGPEPPAARSGKSVGVVGSGPAGLAAAQQLTRAGHEVTVYERDDRIGGLLRYGIPEYKLPKSDIDRRVAQMRAEGTEFVVNCDVGADLSVADLQSRHDAVVLAIGAMEARDNPVPGRDLNGVHLAMEHLVPANKECEGDGLSPITAAGKHVVIIGGGDTGADCLGTAHRQGAASVVQLDYNPALPEDRDDDRSPWPTWPLVMRTSSAHAEGGVRKYEVAVQRFVGDADGNVTAMVLAEVQVTREPDGRRVVTPVSEEFEIPCDMALFAIGFAGVRRGPLLDDLGIEPNRRGALSCGSDWQTDAPGVFVCGDAHRGASLVVWAIAEGRSTARAVDEFLMGESDLPSPVRPAAVPLSVR; encoded by the coding sequence GTGGCTGACCCGCGCGGATTCCTGGACGTCCGGAAGAAGGAATCGAAGTACCGTCCCGTCGCCGAGCGGGTGCAGGACTGGGGCGACGTGTACGCCCATCCCGACAACCCGATGTTGGAACTCACCGACGTGTCCGAGCAGGCGCGACGGTGTATGGATTGCGGAATCCCGTTCTGCCACTCGGGCACCGCCGGGTGCCCGCTGGGCAACCTGATCCCCGAGTGGAACGACCTGGTGCGTCGCGGCCGCTGGGACGCGGCCAGCGCTCGGCTGCACGCCACGAACAACTTCCCCGAGTTCACCGGGCTGGTGTGCCCGGCACCGTGCGAGGCCGCCTGCGTGTTGTCGATCTCGGAGGCCACCACCGGGGGCAGCGTCACCATCAAGCGCATCGAGAAGACCATCGCCTACGAATCGTGGGCCGAGGCCATCATCGGACCCGAGCCGCCGGCCGCCCGATCCGGGAAATCGGTCGGCGTGGTGGGGTCGGGCCCAGCAGGCTTGGCGGCAGCCCAGCAGCTGACCCGTGCCGGGCACGAGGTGACCGTCTACGAGCGTGACGACCGGATCGGTGGGCTCCTGCGCTACGGCATCCCGGAGTACAAACTGCCCAAATCCGACATCGACCGTCGGGTCGCGCAGATGCGCGCCGAGGGCACCGAATTCGTCGTCAACTGCGATGTCGGCGCTGATCTGTCCGTCGCGGATCTGCAGTCCCGGCACGACGCGGTGGTTCTCGCCATCGGCGCGATGGAAGCGCGCGACAACCCGGTTCCCGGCCGCGATCTCAACGGCGTTCATCTCGCCATGGAGCACCTGGTCCCAGCCAACAAGGAATGTGAGGGTGACGGACTCTCGCCGATCACCGCGGCCGGAAAGCATGTCGTCATCATCGGCGGCGGCGACACCGGCGCCGACTGTCTGGGCACCGCGCATCGGCAGGGAGCTGCGTCGGTGGTGCAGCTCGACTACAACCCGGCCCTGCCCGAGGACCGGGATGACGACCGATCACCGTGGCCCACCTGGCCGTTGGTCATGCGCACGTCGTCGGCTCACGCCGAAGGTGGGGTACGCAAGTACGAGGTGGCCGTGCAGCGTTTCGTCGGAGATGCCGACGGCAACGTCACCGCGATGGTGCTCGCCGAGGTGCAGGTCACCCGAGAGCCAGACGGGCGCCGAGTGGTGACGCCGGTCAGTGAGGAGTTCGAGATCCCCTGTGACATGGCCTTGTTCGCGATCGGCTTCGCCGGTGTACGGCGTGGGCCACTGCTCGATGACCTGGGTATCGAGCCCAACCGGCGAGGCGCCCTGTCCTGCGGGAGTGATTGGCAGACCGACGCGCCCGGCGTGTTCGTGTGCGGGGACGCCCACCGCGGGGCCTCCCTGGTCGTCTGGGCGATCGCCGAAGGACGATCGACGGCCCGGGCGGTCGACGAGTTCCTGATGGGCGAATCCGATCTTCCGTCGCCGGTCCGACCGGCCGCCGTGCCATTGTCGGTGCGGTGA